One Cyanobacterium sp. T60_A2020_053 genomic window, ATGAACACCTTAAAATCAGGATATATGCAAAAAAATGATTTCTATCTCTTCTCAAACTATCTTATTGGTAGATGGTTACAACATCATCGGCACCTGGAACAACCTTAAACAAGTCAGAGACGAAAACGGCTTAGAATCCGCCCGTCAAACTCTCCTTGATACCCTCGTTAACTATACAGGGTATAAATCCCTAGAAACCAAAGTAGTATTTGATTCCTACTATCAAAATACCCCTAGTTATCAAGAAAAATATAGCGACTCCGTTTCCATTCACTACACATCCTATCGAGAAACAGCTGACACCTATATCGAAAAATACTGTGCCAACTTTCGCAGAAAAAATCCCCATACCTCCACCAGAATTATGGTGGCAACTTCTGATCAAGCTCAACGTCATACAGTAGTAGGTTATGGTGCTGAGTGGATTTCTGCTCAAAAACTAGCCCAAGAAGTTCACGATACGAAAAAAAGAAATAAACGCAACCATCGCCACCGAAGCAAGTCTCAGGGGCGCTTTTTATTTGCTTCCCTCGATGCGGAAACTCAACAAGCGCTCTCACAAATGCGTTTTGGGATAAAATAACTTGACAATCCTTTAACTTCAGTTAGCCATGATTTCCTCCTCTGAATATATCTTAGATGCCCATAATTTAAGTAAAAGTTTTGGCGGTTTAAAAGCCGTTGATAATGCCCAAATTAAGGTAAAACGGGGAGGAATTACGGGGTTAATTGGACCGAATGGCGCCGGTAAAAGTACCCTTTTTAATCTTCTTGCCAATTTTATTCTCCCTGATCAAGGTACAGTTATTTTTAATGGGGAAAGTGTCAATAAAATGCCCCCTCATCGCATCGCCAGAAGGGGTTTTATCCGTACATTTCAAGTAGCGCGCGTCTTATCTCGCCTAACGGTATTAGAAAATATGCTCCTTGCCAATCAAGAGCAAAAGGGTGAAAAAATTTGGTCAGTATTAATCCAACCTCGTCAAATTAAACTACAGGAAAAAGCTAATCGAGAAAAAGCCTTAACTATTCTTGAATCTGTGGGCTTACTCGAAAAAGCCTATGATTATGCCGGGGCGCTATCGGGAGGGCAAAGAAAACTTCTCGAAATGGCGCGCACTTTAATGACTGACCCTAAATTAATTCTATTAGATGAACCAGCCGCCGGAGTCAATCCGACCCTAATTAATCAAATTTGTGAACATATTGTTAATTGGAATCAGCAAGGCATTTCTTTTTTAATTATTGAGCATAATATGGACGTGATTATGTCATTATGTGATCACGTTTGGGTATTGGCTGAAGGGCGCAATCTTGCTGATGGTACACCCCAAGAAATCCAAACCAACGATCAAGTTTTAGATGCTTACTTAGGAGGCTAGACATAAACTTTAAGAACTTTTTGGCAAACATTAATGGCTCATTTAGGTATTTAACTGACGTTACGCACAATAAACCTTAAAATATTAATTTTGCACGAGAATTTAGTTTATCTCATTTTAGATTGTAACTGGATTTTTCATCAAAAAAACATGATTATGCACATTTTTGGATAATTTTATTATTGTCTCAAACCTGATGAATTAATGTTTCTGATTTATGTAGTAAACCCTATTTACAATTTAATCCCTAAAACTTGAGTATAAGCGCCCCTCGCCTGTGTTACCCCAATAGTGCGTTGAGAAGCCTCAATCATGGGGCGGCGCAGACTAACCACAATAAATTGAGCTAATTTTGCTTGAGTTTGAATCATTTTTGATAATTTTTCCACGTTAGCGCCATCCAGAAACATATCCACTTCATCAAAGGCATAAAAAGGGGAAGGACGGTATCTTTGTAAAGCAAAAATAAAACTTAAAGCCGTCAAAGATTTTTCTCCTCCGGACATGGAACTTAACCGAGTAACTGGTTTTCCTTTGGGGTGCGCTACTAAAGTTAAGCCACCATTAAAAGGGTTATTTTCATCTTCTAATTTTAAATAACCATCTCCTTCTGAAAGAGTTGCAAAAATTGTTTTAAAATTTTCATTCACTGCGATAAATGCTTCACTAAATGCTCTTAATCTTAAAGTGGTAAAGTTTTCTACCCTTAATAATAACTCTGTTCTTTCTCCTTGTAAAGTAGCTAATTTTTCTGATAATTCTGTCAATCTTTCTTGATTTTTTTCATATTCTTCTAAAGCTAACATATTTACCGGTTCAAGCGCTTCTAAACGTTTACGGGCGCTGTTAATTTCTTTTTTAATTTGTTCTAATTGCTCTTGTAAATTATCGAAAATAATTTTACTATTATCCGCAGTGATTTCTTCACTATCATTCACTAGATAAGGTATTTCAGGGATGGGTTGTGGTAATTCAGGGATAATTTCTTGGATTTCCGTTTGAATTTGACTTAATTTAGTTTGATTTTCTTGATGTTGTAATATCAATTTTTCTATGTGCCATACTAATTTTTGTTGCTCATTTTCTAACCTTTTGACTTCTTTTTCTTCTTGATCTCTTTGCTGTTTAACTTCAGTTAATTTTTCTGCTAGTTGTTGAAATTTTTGCTCATATTTAACAATTTCTTCACTAATATTATCTATTTTTTCTAAATTAGATGTAAATTGCTGATTTAGTTCAATATCTTCCCGTTGTAACTTATCTTTATTAGTCTGAATTTGAGCTAACTTATCTTGAAAGTTGATAATCTGATTAGTTGATTTTTCTAAATGTTTTTCAGCATCAATTAAAAGGTTTTGATTTTTCTCTAACACTTTTTCTTGCTCTTGAATTTCTGTTTGTAAATCATGCCACTGCTGATTATCATAACTAGATTCTAAAATCTCTAATGCTTCTTGTCTTTCTATTAATTCAGCTTGTAAGAAAGGAATACTTTGCTGTAAATTAGCTAAGTCTTGTTGACTGCTAACTAATGATTGATAATTATGCCCCGTGGCAATAATAATTTTTTCTTTTTCTTCTTGTAAACGATTAATTTCTTTCTGCCATTGCTCTAAATAATATTGTTTTTTTTGCCGATTTTGACGGGCTTGATCAAGGTCATTTGTGGACTGCTTTATTTTTTGCGTATTTTGTGCTATTTTAAAATTAAACTGGGATATTATTGTCTCAATTTCTTGAATACGTTGATACAACAAATCAACTTCATGGGAATCAGTAACTCCCACCTTGCCAAAACGAAGGGAGTTACGGCGGTTGATACTACCACCAGTCAGCGCCCCTGACACTTCCAATAACTCCCCGTCTAGGGTAACAATTCTTTCCTGACCGAGAAAGGGACGGGCGCTGTTTAAGTCACGGAAAACCACGGTACTACCAAAAACATAACCGAAAATATCATCGTATTTTTCGTCACAACTTATCAAATTAAGGGCTAAATCAATGTAGCCCACAGCTTCAATGATACCCTGGGAAGGGTTGTAAATACGAGGGGATTTAATCTTATTGAGAGGTAAAAAGGTTGCCCTTCCTGCCTTCTCTTGCTTGAGTAATTTTATCCCTGCCGAGGCGATGGAGTCATCTTCCACCACAAT contains:
- a CDS encoding NYN domain-containing protein → MISISSQTILLVDGYNIIGTWNNLKQVRDENGLESARQTLLDTLVNYTGYKSLETKVVFDSYYQNTPSYQEKYSDSVSIHYTSYRETADTYIEKYCANFRRKNPHTSTRIMVATSDQAQRHTVVGYGAEWISAQKLAQEVHDTKKRNKRNHRHRSKSQGRFLFASLDAETQQALSQMRFGIK
- a CDS encoding ABC transporter ATP-binding protein, which encodes MISSSEYILDAHNLSKSFGGLKAVDNAQIKVKRGGITGLIGPNGAGKSTLFNLLANFILPDQGTVIFNGESVNKMPPHRIARRGFIRTFQVARVLSRLTVLENMLLANQEQKGEKIWSVLIQPRQIKLQEKANREKALTILESVGLLEKAYDYAGALSGGQRKLLEMARTLMTDPKLILLDEPAAGVNPTLINQICEHIVNWNQQGISFLIIEHNMDVIMSLCDHVWVLAEGRNLADGTPQEIQTNDQVLDAYLGG
- the smc gene encoding chromosome segregation protein SMC, with translation MVYVKRVELSRFKSFGGSNSIPFLPGFTVISGPNGSGKSNILDALLFCLGLASSKGMRADRLPDLINNTNNSNKGKLETIVSVTFDISDWQNDLENIDNEQDKLNLQSLTELKITRRLRVTKNGSYASTFYVNEQPCTATELQSELNRLRIYPEGYNVVLQGDVTRIITMNSKERREIIDELAGVAEFDRKINQTRVTLDAVKEREEKCHIIAQELFLYGEKLKQDSEKALKYQKLKNKIQEKQQCSIVINWRYLQAQEKQVNEQLIYLDNEQQQCQNKLNITQENITSALHRLEKLNQEVKALGEEEQITIASHLATQKAKRQQLTKTNQDLAKLISDKQSNYQQIEKEEKNYQQQLTVIEEEKLILNKETIPPLSLENQTLRSHINELKETSQAIASQSQAWLNQQTILNQEIKQIQEQLNPKITQEALLKERCQQLEKTITNDNQILAHLDNEINAKLLQQPNFEQEVGALELEIQSLAQKISAFETENNLSQETIQRLNVEQRDKQRQLDKIEATKQAQQEVQGSLATKLILNSDLPGVCGLVAQLGQVETAYQLALEIAGGGRLGFIVVEDDSIASAGIKLLKQEKAGRATFLPLNKIKSPRIYNPSQGIIEAVGYIDLALNLISCDEKYDDIFGYVFGSTVVFRDLNSARPFLGQERIVTLDGELLEVSGALTGGSINRRNSLRFGKVGVTDSHEVDLLYQRIQEIETIISQFNFKIAQNTQKIKQSTNDLDQARQNRQKKQYYLEQWQKEINRLQEEKEKIIIATGHNYQSLVSSQQDLANLQQSIPFLQAELIERQEALEILESSYDNQQWHDLQTEIQEQEKVLEKNQNLLIDAEKHLEKSTNQIINFQDKLAQIQTNKDKLQREDIELNQQFTSNLEKIDNISEEIVKYEQKFQQLAEKLTEVKQQRDQEEKEVKRLENEQQKLVWHIEKLILQHQENQTKLSQIQTEIQEIIPELPQPIPEIPYLVNDSEEITADNSKIIFDNLQEQLEQIKKEINSARKRLEALEPVNMLALEEYEKNQERLTELSEKLATLQGERTELLLRVENFTTLRLRAFSEAFIAVNENFKTIFATLSEGDGYLKLEDENNPFNGGLTLVAHPKGKPVTRLSSMSGGEKSLTALSFIFALQRYRPSPFYAFDEVDMFLDGANVEKLSKMIQTQAKLAQFIVVSLRRPMIEASQRTIGVTQARGAYTQVLGIKL